A stretch of the Aegilops tauschii subsp. strangulata cultivar AL8/78 chromosome 4, Aet v6.0, whole genome shotgun sequence genome encodes the following:
- the LOC109762409 gene encoding retinoblastoma-related protein 2 produces MEPQPPPPPAVETHFADLCKELEVDEGVAGEAAALLEEGKDVFLTSPSFGSKSPEDVERLCFAFVLYCVAKLKGKGMKEESSRVRLWKILEGCKLKYNDFFKESQQLLSKIDHVLRSRYGTDWEDQLELKQLQSLVNLLADASRFYCKAFNELFLSTSTGQEPGSTKSNPEYFCFGWLFFLALRSKSPELYKDLVSCIHGLVAILAILLIHVPAKFRSFTIEGSSHLIKQTVRGVDLLASLCHNYHTSEDRLKEMMGKFHKAIEVFFSTKAVRASECKLETLDKIDTDGLIYFRDLLDKECFHSNFEKLEKLSSTTSWEGELDLKRFLINNDNIISAENSSRDFTNLSCPKRVFETLASPTKTIKNMLTVPSSPSSPVNGGSVKVVQMTPVTSAMTTAKWLRGVISSLPEKPSSKLEKFLSSCDTDLTSDVTKRVSIILEAIFPTKPSGHWGGSMGLNCTNAFDIPWAEARKMEASKLYYRVLEAICRAESLNTNVNNLTPLLSNERFHRCLIACSAELVLATHKTVIMMFPAVLESTGLTAFDLSKIIENFVRHEESLPRELKRHLNSLEEQLLESMAWEKGSSLYNSLVVARPSLASEINRLGLLAESMPSLDDIVARQNFHAEDLPATPSKKRAADSDENGDSRSPKRLCIEPRSTLVDQISQTPPAKQSYTLKAKWRPLQSTFASPTVSNLVGGNEKCAEVGVHIFFSKILKLAAIRIRNLCERLRHVEQTEHVYNIFKQILDQQTTLFFNRHIDQLILCSLYGVAKVSQLTLTFKEIVNNYKREQQCIPEVFRSVFVVNTNHNGGLGSRHVDIIVFYNEVFVPAVKPFLVALIPSGGAHPDNKKNPNSQIPGSPKSPPFSNLPDMSPKKVSSSHNVYISPLRQTKKDALLSPSSRSFYACIGESTHAYQSPSEDLAAINNCLNYTSRRINTRINFDMVSDSVVAGSLGQPHGVPASSDPAGSFSFLSRKDNPGPDS; encoded by the exons ATGGAGCCGCAacctccgcctcctcccgccgTGGAGACGCACTTCGCCGATCTCTGCAAG GAGTTGGAAGTGGACGAGGGCGTCGCTGGCGAGGCCGCGGCGTTGCTGGAGGAGGGGAAGGACGTGTTTCTCACGTCCCCTTCGTTTGGGAGCAAATCG CCCGAGGATGTGGAGAGGCTATGTTTTGCTTTCGTGCTTTACTGCGTGGCTAAGCTGAAGGGAAAGGGGATGAAGGAGGAGAGCTCCAGGGTTAGGCTGTGGAAGATCTTGGAGGGATGCAAACTCAA GTACAATGATTTCTTCAAGGAATCACAGCAGCTTCTTTCGAAGATTGACCATGTTTTACGGAGCCGGTATGGGACGGATTGGGAAGATCAGCTAGAG CTGAAACAACTGCAGAGTTTGGTAAATCTGTTGGCAGATGCAAGCAG GTTCTATTGTAAAGCATTTAATGAGCTATTCTTAAGTACTAGTACTGGCCAGGAGCCTGGATCGACTAAAAGTAATCCTGAATATTTTTGTTTTGGGTGGCTATTTTTCTTAGCCCTCCGTTCAAAATCACCAGAATTGTATAAGGACTTGGTATCCTGCATCCATGGATTAGTTGCCATATTG GCCATACTTTTAATTCATGTACCTGCTAAATTTAGGAGCTTCACAATCGAAGGTTCTTCTCACTTAA TAAAACAAACGGTGAGGGGTGTTGATCTCCTTGCTTCGTTATGTCATAACTATCATACCTCTGAAGACCGCTTGAAAGAAATGATGGGGAAGTTTCACAAGGCTATAGAGGTGTTTTTCAGCACGAAAGCAGTAAGGGCTTCAGAGTGCAAACTAGAAACTTTGGATAAAATAGATACAG ATGGTCTAATTTATTTCAGAGATCTCCTTGATAAGGAGTGTTTTCATTCAAATTTTGAGAAGTTGGAGAAGCTAAGTAGTACCACTAGCTGGGAAGGGGAGCTTGATTTGAAAAGGTTTTTGATCAATAATGACAATATAATCAGTGCTGAGAACTCTTCTAGAGATTTCACTAATCTAAGCTGCCCAAAG CGTGTCTTTGAAACATTAGCGTCGCCTACAAAGACAATAAAGAACATGTTGACTGTCCCTAGTTCCCCTTCATCACCTGTCAATGGTGGCTCAGTTAAGGTAGTGCAGATGACACCAGTGACTTCTGCCATGACAACTGCTAAGTGGCTTCGTGGGGTGATATCTTCGTTGCCAGAGAAGCCTTCGTCTAAACTTGAGAAATTTCTTTCGTCTTGTGATACAGATTTGACAAGTGATGTAACAAAAAGGGTCAGCATAATTTTGGAAGCAATTTTTCCAACTAAGCCTTCTGGCCATTGGGGTGGTTCCATGGGCCTGAATTGTACAAATGCCTTTGATATTCCATGGGCCGAAGCAAGAAAAATGGAGGCCTCCAAGTTGTACTATAGGGTGTTGGAGGCAATTTGCAGAGCAGAATCACTCAATACTAATGTAAATAATCTGACTCCATTGTTGTCAAATGAGCGTTTTCACCGATGCTTGATTGCATGTTCAGCCGAACTGGTTTTGGCAACACATAAGACAGTCATCATGATGTTCCCTGCTGTCTTGGAGAGTACTGGTCTAACTGCATTTGATTTGAGCAAGATAATTGAAAACTTCGTGAGACATGAAGAAAGCCTTCCAAGAGAATTGAAAAGACATTTAAATTCATTAGAAGAACAGCTTTTGGAAAGCATGGCGTGGGAGAAAGGTTCATCACTGTATAATTCACTGGTTGTTGCCAGGCCATCACTTGCTTCGGAAATAAATCGCCTTGGTCTTTTGGCTGAATCAATGCCATCTCTTGATGACATAGTAGCAAGGCAGAATTTCCATGCTGAAGACTTGCCAGCTACACCATCTAAAAAACGGGCTGCCGATTCAG ATGAGAATGGTGACAGTAGGTCACCAAAGAGATTATGCATTGAACCGAGGAGCACACTGGTAGACCAAATTTCACAGACACCACCAGCAAAACAAAGCTATACTTTGAAAGCGAAATGGCGTCCTCTCCAGTCGACATTTGCAAG TCCCACTGTCAGCAATCTGGTTGGGGGGAATGAAAAATGTGCTGAAGTAGGGGTTCACATCTTCTTCTCCAAA ATCTTGAAGTTGGCTGCTATTAGAATAAGGAACCTGTGTGAAAGGCTTCGGCATGTGGAACAGACAGAGCATGTCTATAATATCTTCAAGCAGATTCTTGATCAACAGACAACTTTATTTTTTAACCGACACATTGATCAGCTTATCCTTTGTTCCCTCTATGGTGTTGCAAAG GTTTCTCAATTGACACTGACGTTCAAGGAGATTGTCAACAATTACAAAAGGGAACAGCAATGTATACCAGAAGTTTTTAGAAGTGTCTTTGTTGTGAATACAAATCACAATGGA GGACTTGGATCACGCCATGTTGACATCATTGTTTTTTATAATGAGGTGTTTGTTCCAGCAGTCAAGCCTTTCCTGGTGGCATTAATCCCTTCTGGTGGTGCTCATCCGGACAACAAGAAGAATCCTAATA GCCAAATTCCTGGATCACCAAAGTCACCCCCCTTCTCAAATCTACCAGATATGTCCCCAAAGAAAGTCTCATCTTCCCATAATGTTTATATTTCTCCTCTGCGGCAAACCAAG